In one window of Mesoplodon densirostris isolate mMesDen1 chromosome 4, mMesDen1 primary haplotype, whole genome shotgun sequence DNA:
- the CHRNA3 gene encoding neuronal acetylcholine receptor subunit alpha-3, which yields MGAQPRGVRVAKLLPPWAPPPLLLFLLLLLLPVARASDAEHRLFERLFEDYNEIIRPVANVSDPVIIQFEVSMSQLVKVDEVNQIMETNLWLKQIWNDYKLKWDPSDYNGAEFMRVPAQKIWKPDIVLYNNAVGDFQVDDKTKALLKYTGEVTWIPPAIFKSSCKIDVTYFPFDYQNCTMKFGSWSYDKAKIDLVLIGSSMNLRDYWESGEWAIIKAPGYKHDIKYNCCEEIYTDITYSLYIRRLPLFYTINLIIPCLLISFLTVLVFYLPSDCGEKVTLCISVLLSLTVFLLVITETIPSTSLVIPLIGEYLLFTMIFVTLSIVITVFVLNVHYRTPTTHTMPMWVKTIFLNFLPRVMFMTRPASSEGNTQRPRPFNSAELSNLNCFSHIESKSCKEGYPCQDGLCGHCHHRRVKILNFSANLTRSSSSESVNAVLSLSALSPEIKEAIQSVKYIAENMKAQNEAKEIQDDWKYVAMVIDRIFLWVFILVCILGTAGLFLQPLMARDDA from the exons ATGGGCGCCCAGCCGCGCGGAGTCCGCGTCGCGAAGCTCTTGCCTCCCTgggcgccgccgccgctgctgctgtttctgctgctgctgctgctgccag TGGCCAGAGCCTCCGACGCCGAGCATCGTCTGTTTGAGCGGTTGTTCGAAGATTACAATGAGATCATCAGGCCAGTGGCCAATGTGTCTGATCCAGTCATCATCCAGTTTGAAGTGTCCATGTCTCAGCTGGTGAAGGTG GATGAAGTAAACCAGATCATGGAGACCAACCTGTGGCTCAAGCAA ATCTGGAATGACTACAAGCTGAAGTGGGACCCCTCCGACTACAATGGAGCAGAGTTCATGCGTGTCCCTGCACAGAAGATCTGGAAGCCAGACATTGTGCTGTATAACAA TGCTGTTGGGGATTTCCAGGTGGACGACAAGACCAAAGCTTTGCTCAAGTACACGGGGGAAGTGACTTGGATCCCCCCGGCCATCTTTAAGAGCTCGTGCAAAATCGATGTGACCTACTTCCCATTCGATTACCAGAACTGCACCATGAAGTTTGGTTCCTGGTCCTATGACAAGGCAAAAATCGACCTGGTCCTGATCGGCTCCTCCATGAACCTCAGGGACTACTGGGAGAGTGGCGAGTGGGCCATCATCAAAGCCCCCGGCTACAAACATGACATCAAGTACAACTGCTGCGAGGAGATCTACACGGACATCACATACTCGCTGTACATCCGGCGCCTGCCCCTGTTCTACACCATCAACCTCATCATCCCCTGCCTGCTCATCTCCTTCCTGACTGTGCTCGTCTTCTACCTGCCCTCTGACTGCGGCGAGAAGGTGACCCTCTGCATCTCGGTCCTCCTCTCCTTGACTGTGTTTCTCCTGGTGATCACTGAGACCATCCCGTCCACCTCTCTGGTGATTCCCCTGATCGGCGAGTACCTCCTGTTCACCATGATTTTTGTAACCTTGTCCATCGTCATCACCGTCTTCGTGCTCAACGTGCACTATAGGACCCCCACCACGCACACGATGCCCATGTGGGTGAAGACCATATTCCTGAACTTTCTTCCCAGGGTCATGTTCATGACCAGGCCGGCAAGCAGTGAGGGTAACACTCAGAGGCCAAGACCCTTCAATAGTGCTGAGCTCTCAAACCTGAATTGCTTCAGCCACATAGAGTCCAAGAGCTGCAAAGAAGGCTACCCCTGCCAGGACGGGCTATGTGGCCACTGCCACCACCGCAGGGTCAAAATCCTGAATTTCAGTGCCAATCTCACGAGAAGCTCCAGTTCTGAATCTGTCAATGCCGTGCTGTCCCTCTCTGCTCTGTCACCGGAAATCAAAGAAGCTATCCAAAGTGTCAAGTATATTGCTGAAAATATGAAAGCACAAAATGAAGCCAAAGAG